A part of Paroedura picta isolate Pp20150507F chromosome 7, Ppicta_v3.0, whole genome shotgun sequence genomic DNA contains:
- the CHRNA6 gene encoding neuronal acetylcholine receptor subunit alpha-6: MHLFLFSPHLHKPHLLEANARPRQKMQKRPASLSFTFYLWADVFLFLFQDCLSCKSEEKLFQKLFSHYNHYIRPVENVSDPVTVYFEVAITQLANVDEVNQIMETNLWLRHIWNDYKLRWNPAEYDGIEFVRVPADKIWKPDIVLYNNAVGDFQVEGRTKALLKFDGTITWTPPAIFKSSCPMDITFFPFDHQNCSLKFGSWTYDKAKIDLLLVGSKVDMNDFWENSEWEIIDASGYKHDIKYNCCEEIYTDITYSFYIRRLPMFYTINLIIPCLFISFLTVLVFYLPSDCGEKVTLCISVLLSLTVFLLVITETIPSTSLVIPLVGEYLLFTMIFVTLSIVVTVFVLNIHYRTPTTHTMPTWVKTVFLRLLPKVLMMKRPLQKHVELRTKKNKKGSGTSKPSKPKAGEFGEVKVYNEHRCCHCDKPGEAAVGKKKKASPQSAKWAAEQVEYSPEVKEVINSVQLIAENMRSQNETKEVEDDWKYVAMVIDRVFLWVFIILCVFGTAGLFLQPLIADT, from the exons ATgcatctgtttcttttttccccccacctccacaaaCCACATCTCTTGGAAGCGAACGCTCGTCCTCGTCAGAAAATGCAGAAACGGCCGGCATCTCTTTCCTTCACTTTCTATTTGTGGGCAGACgtgttcctctttctctttcaag ATTGCTTATCATGTAAATCTGAAGAGAAGCTGTTTCAAAAACTCTTCTCCCACTACAATCACTATATCAGACCAGTGGAAAATGTATCTGATCCAGTTACAGTGTATTTCGAAGTAGCAATTACACAGCTTGCAAATGTG GATGAAGTCAATCAGATTATGGAAACCAATCTATGGCTGAGACAT ATATGGAATGACTATAAACTGCGATGGAATCCAGCCGAATACGATGGGATCGAGTTTGTCCGAGTGCCAGCAGATAAAATCTGGAAACCCGATATTGTGTTATACAACAA CGCTGTCGGAGATTTTCAGGTAGAAGGCAGAACCAAAGCTCTCCTCAAATTCGATGGCACAATCACCTGGACTCCTCCTGCCATCTTTAAGAGCTCCTGCCCCATGGATATCACCTTCTTCCCCTTTGATCaccagaactgctctctgaaatTTGGGTCCTGGACCTACGACAAAGCCAAAATCGACCTTCTCCTCGTTGGCTCCAAAGTGGACATGAATGACTTCTGGGAGAACAGTGAATGGGAGATTATAGACGCTTCGGGCTACAAACATGATATCAAGTACAACTGCTGCGAGGAGATCTATACGGATATCACCTACTCCTTTTATATCCGAAGGCTGCCCATGTTTTACACCATCAATCTGATCATCCCTTGCCTGTTTATTTCGTTCTTGACCGTGCTGGTCTTTTACCTCCCTTCCGACTGCGGAGAGAAAGTGACTCTCTGCATCTCTGTCCTACTTTCCTTGACAGTGTTCCTGCTGGTCATCACGGAGACAATCCCCTCTACGTCTTTAGTAATCCCACTGGTGGGGGAATACCTGCTGTTCACCATGATCTTTGTGACCCTCTCTATTGTCGTCACCGTGTTTGTGCTGAACATCCACTACAGGACGCCGACCACACACACCATGCCCACGTGGGTCAAAACGGTATTCCTGCGTCTTCTTCCCAAGGTTTTGATGATGAAGAGGCCTCTGCAGAAACACGTCGAACTCAgaaccaaaaaaaacaaaaagggcaGCGGCACCAGCAAGCCCAGCAAGCCAAAGGCCGGTGAATTTGGAGAAGTGAAAGTCTACAACGAACACAGGTGCTGTCACTGCGACAAGCCCGGTGAAGCGGCCGTGGGCAAGAAAAAGAAAGCCAGCCCCCAGTCTGCGAAATGGGCAGCCGAGCAAGTCGAATACTCCCCGGAAGTCAAAGAGGTCATCAATAGTGTGCAGTTAATTGCTGAAAACATGAGGAGCCAGAACGAGACCAAAGAG